A single window of Entomoplasma ellychniae DNA harbors:
- a CDS encoding HU family DNA-binding protein, translating into MTKKELVTEILSNENISKVECEAIVDSLFELIAQELVSGNEVSIAGFGKFTISERAAREGINPLTKEPIKIASSKSAKFKPAKQLKEKLN; encoded by the coding sequence ATGACTAAAAAAGAATTAGTAACAGAAATATTGTCAAATGAAAATATTTCTAAAGTAGAATGTGAAGCTATTGTAGATTCATTATTTGAATTAATTGCACAAGAATTAGTGTCAGGTAATGAAGTTTCAATCGCCGGCTTTGGTAAATTTACAATCAGTGAAAGAGCCGCAAGAGAAGGTATCAACCCTTTAACAAAAGAACCTATTAAAATAGCATCATCTAAGTCAGCAAAATTCAAACCAGCTAAACAACTTAAAGAAAAACTTAATTAA
- the rny gene encoding ribonuclease Y, with translation MIFIVLMIIFIIFFIITLSLLLYIMFSTSQKHLIVKKKEKANKERKQILSDTYREINQEKKLFNENCYLEHQKHEIAQKNIAEQEKVLNQLKTFYNQQKKQLDEKEIKLQKLKEKLILKQEELTTKLQNLSEFTQEEAKEEILKNVENKIQHEIISRIKKAENFANSRSKELSNDIILSAMEKFKTDIVNEKTTSVVKLENDDLKGWIIGKDGRNTKAFENYGGVEIIVDDTPKVVTVSCFNPIRREIATRTLYKLLKEKKIQPIRIEKELKIQEELLEENILEIGYQTVNELNILDMDKNLVKLLGRLKYRTSYGQNVLLHSVEVAKIASTIASELGLSAKTALRAGLLHDIGKALDFEREGSHVTLGVEQASKYGENEIVQNAIAAHHNDVAKESEIAIIVSIADAISASRPGVRNDTIENFFVRMNQIEEIGQEIPGIAKTYAFQSGRQIRIIIDPIASNESEMFEILETFKNNLKDKVVIPGEITITAIREKREVVIIN, from the coding sequence ATGATATTTATTGTACTGATGATTATATTTATAATCTTCTTTATAATAACCTTATCTTTATTACTTTATATAATGTTTTCTACAAGTCAAAAACACTTAATTGTGAAGAAGAAAGAGAAAGCAAATAAAGAAAGAAAACAAATTCTCTCAGATACATATAGAGAAATAAATCAAGAAAAAAAGTTATTTAATGAAAATTGTTATTTAGAACATCAAAAACATGAAATTGCTCAAAAAAATATTGCAGAGCAAGAAAAAGTCCTAAACCAACTAAAGACGTTTTACAATCAACAAAAAAAGCAATTAGATGAAAAAGAAATTAAATTACAAAAACTTAAAGAAAAGCTTATTCTAAAACAAGAAGAATTAACAACTAAATTACAAAATTTAAGTGAGTTTACCCAAGAAGAAGCAAAAGAAGAAATACTAAAAAATGTTGAAAATAAAATTCAACATGAAATTATTTCAAGAATTAAAAAAGCTGAAAACTTTGCAAATTCTAGATCAAAAGAACTATCTAATGATATTATTCTTTCTGCTATGGAAAAGTTTAAAACTGATATTGTTAATGAAAAAACAACAAGTGTTGTCAAGCTTGAAAATGATGACTTAAAAGGTTGAATCATTGGAAAAGATGGAAGAAATACAAAAGCCTTTGAAAATTATGGAGGAGTTGAAATCATTGTTGATGACACACCAAAAGTTGTTACTGTATCTTGTTTTAATCCAATAAGACGTGAAATCGCTACAAGAACACTTTACAAATTATTGAAGGAAAAGAAGATTCAACCAATAAGAATTGAAAAAGAATTAAAAATTCAAGAAGAACTTTTAGAAGAAAATATTTTGGAAATTGGTTATCAAACAGTAAATGAATTAAACATACTAGACATGGATAAAAATCTTGTAAAATTATTGGGAAGATTAAAATACAGAACTAGTTATGGGCAAAATGTTCTTTTACATTCTGTGGAAGTAGCAAAGATTGCTTCTACAATAGCGTCAGAATTAGGTTTATCAGCCAAAACTGCGTTAAGAGCAGGATTATTGCATGATATAGGAAAAGCGTTAGATTTTGAAAGAGAAGGAAGCCATGTTACATTAGGGGTTGAACAAGCTAGTAAGTATGGTGAAAATGAAATAGTTCAAAATGCAATTGCAGCTCACCATAATGATGTAGCTAAAGAAAGTGAAATAGCAATAATAGTTTCTATTGCTGATGCTATAAGTGCTTCAAGACCTGGTGTCAGAAATGACACAATTGAAAATTTTTTCGTAAGAATGAATCAAATTGAAGAAATAGGTCAGGAAATACCGGGAATTGCTAAAACATATGCTTTTCAATCTGGAAGACAAATTAGGATAATAATAGACCCAATAGCATCAAATGAAAGCGAAATGTTTGAAATTTTAGAAACATTCAAAAATAACTTAAAAGATAAGGTTGTTATACCAGGAGAAATAACAATTACAGCCATTCGTGAAAAAAGAGAGGTTGTTATAATTAATTAA
- the der gene encoding ribosome biogenesis GTPase Der, with amino-acid sequence MKKGIVAIVGRPNVGKSSLFNRIIKQKKSIVENTPGVTRDRIYGTTEWLTREFIVIDTGGITLEDQPFAKEIKIQAEIAIEEADVIVFVLNHKEQLTEEDKMIARILYKTKKPVILAVNKYDKKTNDYVQYEYMSLGLNEPIMMSATHGIGIGDLLDSVIKLLPSANDLNPDMNSRIAIIGRPNVGKSSLVNSLLNETRMIVSEIPGTTIDAVDSVVKVNNIEYTIVDTAGIRKKSKIFRNIEKYSYLRSLTTINGSDIIILMLDSSETITDLDTNIGGLAFEEKKPIIIVANKWDLVEDKEKKILEKEEEIRSYFKYLAYAKVLFVSTRDKTRISKIFSSIEDIKVGLTKKIKTSVFNEVLNKAQLINPAPNFNGGRLKIYYGSQVEAYLPTFVLFVNNPDYVHFSYKRFIENQIRLQFGFEGVPINIIFRERK; translated from the coding sequence ATGAAAAAAGGAATAGTAGCAATAGTTGGTAGGCCAAATGTTGGAAAATCATCATTGTTTAATAGAATTATTAAACAAAAAAAATCAATAGTTGAAAATACACCAGGTGTTACAAGAGATAGAATATATGGAACTACTGAATGGCTAACTAGAGAATTTATAGTGATTGATACTGGTGGTATTACATTAGAAGATCAACCATTCGCAAAAGAAATTAAAATACAAGCAGAAATTGCAATTGAAGAAGCTGATGTAATAGTTTTTGTATTAAACCATAAAGAGCAACTAACTGAAGAAGATAAAATGATTGCTCGAATTTTATACAAGACAAAAAAACCAGTAATACTTGCGGTTAATAAGTATGACAAAAAAACTAATGATTATGTTCAATATGAATATATGAGTTTAGGGCTTAATGAACCAATAATGATGAGTGCTACACATGGAATTGGTATTGGAGACTTGCTAGATTCTGTTATTAAGTTATTACCTTCTGCAAATGATTTAAATCCTGATATGAACTCTAGAATTGCTATTATAGGAAGACCAAACGTTGGTAAGTCATCATTAGTAAATTCATTACTAAATGAAACAAGAATGATTGTTAGTGAAATTCCCGGAACAACTATTGATGCTGTGGATTCAGTTGTTAAAGTCAATAATATTGAATACACCATAGTTGACACTGCTGGTATTAGAAAAAAATCTAAAATATTTAGAAATATTGAAAAGTATAGTTATTTAAGATCATTAACAACAATAAACGGAAGTGATATAATTATTTTAATGCTAGATTCTTCTGAAACAATAACTGATTTAGATACTAATATTGGCGGGCTGGCTTTTGAAGAAAAAAAACCAATCATCATTGTTGCTAACAAATGAGATTTAGTTGAAGACAAAGAAAAGAAAATTTTAGAAAAAGAAGAAGAAATAAGATCATATTTTAAATATCTTGCTTATGCCAAAGTATTGTTTGTTTCAACTCGCGATAAAACAAGAATAAGTAAAATATTTTCTTCAATAGAAGATATAAAAGTTGGACTTACTAAGAAAATTAAAACATCTGTTTTTAATGAAGTTTTAAATAAGGCTCAACTAATAAACCCTGCTCCAAATTTTAATGGAGGAAGATTAAAAATTTATTATGGTTCACAAGTAGAAGCTTATTTACCAACATTTGTATTGTTTGTTAACAATCCAGATTATGTTCACTTTTCATATAAAAGATTTATAGAAAATCAAATAAGATTGCAGTTTGGTTTTGAAGGTGTACCTATAAATATTATTTTCAGAGAAAGGAAATAA
- a CDS encoding Holliday junction resolvase RecU, which translates to MIPLKNKGMFLETILNITNKKYNDENICLVNKIPTNFKILSNEFSDKRTFVFDQNYNCDYIGVYKGEYIEFEAKETSKKYFDFNLIRNNQNEKMQKVHNHGGLSFLIIYFSEFETYFLADYISVKQWVFNNKKRVPYEWFTKFAYEIFLSSDLKLDYLKGINNILKK; encoded by the coding sequence ATGATTCCATTAAAAAATAAAGGCATGTTTTTAGAAACGATTTTAAATATCACAAATAAAAAGTATAATGATGAAAACATTTGTTTAGTTAATAAAATACCAACTAATTTTAAAATATTGAGCAACGAATTCTCAGATAAAAGAACTTTTGTTTTTGATCAAAATTATAATTGTGATTATATAGGAGTTTACAAAGGTGAATATATAGAGTTTGAAGCAAAAGAAACAAGTAAAAAATATTTTGATTTCAATTTAATAAGAAATAACCAAAATGAAAAAATGCAAAAAGTTCACAATCATGGAGGTTTAAGTTTTTTAATTATTTACTTTTCTGAGTTTGAAACATATTTTTTAGCAGATTACATCAGTGTAAAACAATGAGTTTTTAACAACAAAAAAAGAGTTCCTTATGAATGATTTACCAAATTCGCATATGAAATTTTCTTATCAAGTGATTTAAAGTTAGATTATCTTAAAGGTATAAATAATATTTTAAAAAAATAA
- a CDS encoding NAD(P)H-dependent glycerol-3-phosphate dehydrogenase, which produces MNSKNITIIGTGAYGTALANVLADNDHQVVMYGIVEKQVDDINIYHKNSTFFPNTNINKNIKATTSMIEALEKTEILILGVPTSAIKYVVEDIKKFHKRPMHIINTAKGLDEVNLDILSKSIISSFENSKVMKSYSSLFGPSIASEVVDRQPTAVMIASDNIQTASYLCDVFRNEYFYTYPSDDVPGCEIFAALKNAIAIGAGILKGFEAGDNAHGSLLTIGLNEMFLFAEKFGGKIQTALNFAGMGDLILTASSIKSRNFKLGLKIVEVNDAEFALESFPLTVEGVPTVKIAYEIGKKYEIDMNFFKIIYNILYNNTKPISLLNNVFKNVKLV; this is translated from the coding sequence ATGAATTCAAAAAATATAACTATTATTGGAACTGGGGCATATGGCACTGCTTTAGCTAACGTGCTTGCTGATAATGATCATCAAGTTGTAATGTATGGAATTGTAGAAAAGCAAGTTGATGATATAAATATATATCATAAAAATTCCACTTTTTTTCCAAACACAAATATCAATAAAAATATAAAAGCAACCACATCTATGATTGAAGCTTTAGAAAAAACTGAAATACTTATTTTGGGAGTTCCAACTTCAGCAATTAAGTATGTTGTAGAAGATATAAAAAAGTTTCACAAAAGACCAATGCACATAATTAATACAGCCAAAGGTTTAGATGAAGTAAATTTGGATATTCTTTCTAAATCTATTATTAGTAGTTTTGAAAATTCAAAAGTTATGAAATCATATTCCTCATTGTTTGGCCCATCTATTGCATCAGAGGTGGTAGATAGACAACCAACAGCTGTAATGATAGCTTCTGATAATATACAAACAGCTTCTTATTTGTGCGATGTATTTAGAAACGAATACTTTTATACTTATCCATCAGATGATGTTCCTGGTTGTGAAATATTTGCAGCTTTAAAAAATGCGATTGCTATTGGAGCTGGTATTTTAAAAGGGTTTGAAGCTGGTGATAATGCTCATGGGAGTCTTTTAACAATAGGTTTAAATGAAATGTTTTTATTTGCAGAAAAGTTTGGTGGTAAAATTCAAACTGCTTTAAACTTTGCAGGAATGGGTGATCTTATCTTAACGGCATCATCAATCAAATCCAGAAATTTTAAATTAGGATTAAAAATTGTTGAAGTAAATGATGCAGAATTTGCATTAGAATCCTTCCCATTAACTGTTGAAGGTGTCCCAACTGTTAAAATTGCATATGAAATAGGAAAAAAATATGAAATAGATATGAATTTTTTCAAAATAATTTACAATATTTTATATAATAATACTAAGCCTATTTCACTTTTAAATAATGTATTTAAAAATGTGAAATTAGTTTAA
- a CDS encoding adenylosuccinate synthase: protein MFKSNNYKTMVILGSQWGDEGKGKITDYFAQNADYVVRFAGGDNAGHVIVSNGVKYKVTIVPSGILNPKTTNIIGNGTVVNIDKLIEEIDILEKSNVNTNKLLISDRAHVVFEYNQTLDALQEKSKKARKIGTTKRGIGPTYSDKAQRIGIRICDFADLEFKDILKENFEYHKDQITKIYEDKFDIDFEKFYKKQMHNFETIKNRVIDGGQLIQKVILENKKVLFEGAQGALLDIDHGTYPYVTSSNTTANNVSVGTGIHAKLINKVVGITKAYNSRVGNGAMPTELDNEIGERIRVNGNEYGSNTKRPRRVGWLDLVALKYAIRTGGIDELFITLLDVLDVEEEIKLCTSYEYEGKAFDTIPASNNKFGKCKPVFETLPGWKQDITQTTSWDQLPENAKKYLSRISEFCEIDILGFSVGPDRKQTITIKEEFNND from the coding sequence ATGTTTAAAAGTAATAATTATAAAACTATGGTTATTTTAGGTAGCCAATGAGGAGATGAAGGAAAAGGTAAGATAACTGATTATTTTGCACAAAATGCAGATTATGTAGTTAGATTTGCTGGTGGAGATAATGCTGGTCATGTTATTGTTAGTAATGGTGTTAAATATAAAGTAACTATTGTGCCTTCTGGAATTTTAAATCCAAAAACAACTAATATTATAGGAAATGGTACTGTTGTTAATATTGATAAATTAATAGAAGAAATTGATATTTTAGAAAAGTCAAATGTTAATACAAATAAACTATTAATTTCAGATAGAGCTCACGTTGTTTTTGAATACAATCAGACTTTAGATGCTTTACAAGAAAAATCAAAAAAAGCCAGAAAAATCGGCACTACTAAAAGAGGGATTGGACCAACTTATTCAGATAAAGCTCAAAGAATCGGTATTAGAATTTGTGATTTTGCTGATCTTGAATTTAAAGATATTTTAAAAGAAAATTTTGAATACCATAAAGATCAAATAACAAAAATTTACGAAGATAAATTTGATATAGATTTTGAAAAATTTTACAAAAAACAAATGCATAATTTTGAAACCATTAAAAATAGAGTAATTGATGGTGGTCAACTAATTCAAAAAGTTATTTTAGAAAATAAGAAAGTTTTATTCGAAGGCGCACAAGGAGCTTTACTTGATATTGATCACGGTACTTATCCTTATGTAACCAGCTCAAACACAACAGCTAATAATGTTAGTGTTGGAACAGGGATTCATGCAAAGTTAATTAATAAAGTAGTCGGAATTACAAAAGCATATAACTCAAGAGTTGGGAATGGTGCTATGCCAACTGAATTAGATAATGAAATTGGTGAAAGAATTAGAGTTAATGGAAATGAATATGGTTCAAACACTAAAAGACCAAGAAGAGTTGGCTGATTAGATTTGGTTGCATTAAAATATGCAATAAGAACTGGTGGTATTGATGAATTATTTATAACTTTATTAGATGTGTTGGATGTAGAAGAAGAAATTAAATTATGTACTTCTTATGAATATGAAGGAAAGGCGTTTGATACTATTCCTGCATCAAATAATAAATTTGGAAAATGTAAACCAGTATTTGAAACTTTACCAGGATGAAAACAAGACATTACTCAAACTACATCTTGAGACCAACTACCAGAAAACGCTAAAAAGTATTTAAGTAGAATTAGTGAATTTTGTGAAATTGATATTTTAGGTTTCTCTGTAGGACCAGACAGAAAACAAACAATCACGATTAAAGAGGAATTTAATAATGATTAA
- a CDS encoding DivIVA domain-containing protein gives MANKITPQEITKKIFGTELSGYKIESVNNFLDKVSIDLEYYINQINDLEKSINKLNDLNKKYADDISMYQKAINKLHEENKQITKEKLSDFNVIKSIEEIRETLREIKEKI, from the coding sequence ATGGCTAACAAAATAACACCACAAGAAATCACAAAAAAAATCTTTGGTACAGAATTATCAGGATACAAAATTGAATCAGTAAATAATTTTTTAGATAAGGTATCTATTGATTTAGAATATTATATTAATCAAATAAATGATTTGGAAAAATCTATTAATAAATTAAATGATTTAAACAAAAAATATGCTGACGATATTTCAATGTATCAAAAAGCAATTAACAAATTGCATGAAGAAAACAAACAAATTACAAAAGAAAAACTTAGTGATTTTAATGTTATTAAGTCTATTGAAGAAATTCGTGAAACACTTAGAGAAATAAAAGAAAAAATTTAA
- the recA gene encoding recombinase RecA: MQEITTKKKEVILVSTEKDIWKSDSLKEALKAIEKNYGKEALIIYGEKSNLDIQAISSGSFLIDQAIGIGGYPMGRIIELFGPESSGKTTLSLHAIAEAQKTGKVAAFIDAEHSLDLKYARNVGVQIDKLLVSQPSYGEEALDILETLVKSNSVSLIIVDSVAALVPKAELEGEMTDQNIGLHARLMSKALRKLNGIISKTNTSVIFINQLREKIGVMFGNPETTTGGRALKFFSSLRIEVRKGENIINNGEISANKVKVKIVKNKVGTPFKQTIITINYNKGIDKQSEIIEMAVIYNIIDKSGVWYSYNKEKIGQGKVAVKEWFEKNPNLQTEIEKKIIEVINQ, encoded by the coding sequence ATGCAAGAAATTACAACAAAGAAAAAAGAGGTGATTCTAGTGAGCACAGAAAAAGATATTTGAAAATCAGATTCATTAAAAGAAGCCCTTAAAGCTATTGAAAAAAATTATGGAAAAGAAGCACTAATAATTTATGGAGAAAAAAGTAATCTTGATATTCAAGCAATTTCATCAGGTTCTTTTTTAATTGATCAAGCAATTGGGATTGGTGGTTATCCTATGGGTCGTATCATTGAATTGTTTGGACCAGAATCCTCAGGTAAAACAACTTTATCTTTACATGCTATTGCTGAAGCTCAAAAAACAGGAAAAGTAGCGGCTTTTATAGATGCAGAACACTCTTTAGATTTAAAATACGCTAGAAATGTTGGGGTACAAATTGATAAATTATTAGTCAGTCAACCTTCTTATGGAGAAGAAGCATTAGATATATTAGAAACATTAGTTAAATCTAATTCTGTTTCATTAATAATTGTTGATTCTGTAGCGGCTTTAGTACCAAAAGCTGAATTGGAGGGAGAAATGACTGATCAAAATATTGGATTGCATGCTAGACTGATGTCCAAGGCATTAAGGAAATTAAATGGAATTATTTCTAAAACAAATACATCAGTTATTTTTATTAATCAGCTAAGAGAAAAAATTGGTGTCATGTTTGGAAACCCAGAAACGACAACTGGTGGGCGAGCTTTAAAGTTTTTTTCATCTTTAAGAATTGAAGTAAGAAAAGGTGAAAATATTATAAATAATGGAGAAATTTCGGCAAATAAAGTAAAAGTTAAAATTGTTAAAAACAAAGTTGGAACACCTTTCAAACAAACTATTATAACAATTAATTATAATAAAGGTATTGACAAACAAAGTGAAATAATTGAAATGGCAGTTATTTATAATATTATTGATAAATCTGGTGTTTGATATTCTTATAACAAAGAGAAAATTGGTCAAGGCAAAGTTGCAGTTAAAGAATGATTTGAAAAAAATCCTAACTTGCAAACTGAAATTGAAAAAAAGATAATCGAAGTAATTAATCAATAA
- the rsmB gene encoding 16S rRNA (cytosine(967)-C(5))-methyltransferase RsmB: MKTNNSREIAFECLQKVFKHKAFSNILLNEISKKDIPQKFKNLVFAIVHGTIINKILLEKTVSKLIDNKKTNLDIQILLWMSAYQIRFLKTIPLYAVVNEAVSIAKKINPRLSGLVNATLKKVINNEQELFSFNELSEEQRVIIENSLPESFYNLFKEQYGSKIAMKLAKDSTKKPSIYFRVNTLKISFEDFFQTYKQELSLIKTFTKDCLITKVPIVQSRMYAEGLITVQDAASINVVNILDPKLNDHVLDMCAAPGGKVTHISSKLKNTGKVIACEINESKIKLIQQNIDRLGCSNIELICKDATSMKFEEKFDCILLDAPCSGFGVFKRKPEIKLKGYTKNKINEIIQLQSNLLDNAYQNLKVSGEMVYSTCTINKLENQNQIEKFLSRYSNMKKIYEEQLFGYENNTDGFYVCKMIKE, encoded by the coding sequence ATGAAGACTAATAATTCAAGAGAAATAGCTTTTGAATGTTTGCAAAAAGTTTTTAAACATAAAGCTTTTTCAAATATTTTATTAAATGAAATTTCAAAAAAAGATATCCCCCAAAAATTTAAGAATCTTGTTTTTGCTATTGTTCATGGAACAATAATTAATAAGATATTGTTGGAAAAAACTGTTAGTAAATTAATTGATAATAAAAAAACTAATTTAGATATACAAATTCTTTTATGAATGAGTGCTTATCAAATAAGGTTTTTAAAAACTATTCCTTTATATGCTGTTGTTAATGAAGCTGTAAGTATTGCTAAAAAAATTAATCCAAGACTTTCTGGTTTAGTAAATGCAACTTTAAAAAAAGTTATTAATAATGAACAAGAGCTATTTTCATTTAATGAATTATCTGAAGAACAAAGAGTAATTATTGAAAATTCTTTACCAGAATCATTTTATAATTTATTTAAAGAACAATACGGATCAAAAATTGCAATGAAATTAGCAAAGGATTCTACTAAAAAACCATCGATATACTTTAGAGTCAATACTTTAAAAATTTCTTTTGAAGACTTTTTTCAAACTTATAAACAAGAATTATCTTTAATTAAAACTTTTACAAAAGATTGTTTAATAACTAAAGTTCCTATAGTACAAAGCCGTATGTATGCTGAAGGCTTGATTACTGTTCAAGACGCAGCATCTATTAACGTTGTTAATATATTAGATCCAAAACTAAATGATCATGTATTAGATATGTGTGCAGCACCTGGTGGTAAGGTAACACATATATCAAGTAAATTAAAAAATACTGGTAAAGTAATTGCTTGTGAAATTAATGAAAGTAAAATAAAATTAATTCAACAAAATATTGATAGATTAGGTTGTAGTAATATAGAACTAATTTGCAAAGATGCGACATCTATGAAATTCGAAGAAAAGTTTGATTGCATATTACTTGATGCTCCTTGTTCTGGATTTGGTGTTTTTAAAAGAAAACCCGAAATTAAATTAAAAGGGTATACAAAAAATAAAATTAATGAAATTATTCAACTTCAATCAAACCTGTTAGATAATGCATATCAAAATTTAAAAGTAAGTGGAGAAATGGTGTATTCCACTTGTACTATCAACAAATTAGAAAATCAAAATCAAATTGAAAAATTTTTAAGTAGATATTCTAATATGAAAAAAATATATGAAGAACAACTTTTTGGTTATGAAAATAATACTGATGGTTTTTATGTTTGCAAAATGATTAAAGAATAA
- a CDS encoding GMP reductase: MKEEIRNLIAFDYNDIQLLPKKCIVSSRQECDTSVTLGKFTFKMPVIPANMATVINQQIAEQFAKKGYFYVMHRFNIDTVQFVKEMKNKGLVSSISLGVKNEDYELVEKLTKQNLVPDFITIDIAHGHSESIKKIIEHIRIHMKDQTFIIAGNAGTPEAVIDLESWGADATKIGIGPGKVCITKLKTGFGTGGWQLSALQWCSKYAKKPIIADGGIRVNGDIAKSIKFGATMIMVGSLFASHLESPGKTVEVNGELYKEYYGSASEFNKSEKRFIEGKKDLIKIRGSIFETLEEMQQDLQSSISYSGGNKLSAIKDVDYVLLKESSF; this comes from the coding sequence ATGAAAGAAGAAATAAGAAATTTGATAGCTTTTGACTATAATGATATTCAACTGCTTCCTAAAAAATGTATAGTGTCGTCAAGACAAGAATGTGATACAAGTGTTACTTTAGGAAAATTTACATTTAAGATGCCAGTTATTCCAGCAAATATGGCAACTGTTATAAATCAACAAATAGCTGAACAGTTTGCAAAAAAGGGTTATTTTTATGTCATGCATAGATTTAATATTGACACAGTTCAATTTGTTAAAGAAATGAAAAATAAAGGATTAGTTTCATCTATATCACTTGGTGTTAAAAATGAAGACTATGAGTTAGTTGAAAAATTAACAAAGCAAAATTTAGTTCCGGATTTTATTACTATTGATATAGCACATGGCCATTCAGAATCAATTAAAAAAATTATTGAACATATTCGAATTCATATGAAAGATCAAACTTTTATTATCGCAGGTAACGCAGGAACTCCAGAAGCTGTTATAGATTTGGAAAGTTGAGGAGCTGATGCTACTAAAATTGGGATTGGTCCTGGTAAAGTATGTATAACAAAGTTAAAAACTGGTTTTGGAACTGGTGGTTGACAGCTATCAGCGTTACAATGATGTAGTAAATATGCTAAAAAACCAATAATAGCTGATGGTGGTATAAGAGTTAATGGAGATATTGCCAAATCAATTAAATTTGGAGCAACAATGATAATGGTTGGGTCTTTATTCGCATCGCACTTAGAATCACCAGGAAAAACTGTTGAAGTTAATGGTGAATTATACAAAGAATACTATGGTTCTGCATCTGAATTCAATAAATCAGAAAAAAGATTTATTGAAGGCAAAAAAGACTTGATAAAAATTCGTGGATCAATTTTTGAAACTTTAGAAGAAATGCAACAAGATTTACAATCATCCATTTCATATTCTGGTGGTAATAAACTGTCTGCAATCAAAGACGTTGATTATGTGTTATTAAAAGAATCAAGTTTTTAA
- the cmk gene encoding (d)CMP kinase gives MSKKIVIAVDGTAGSGKTITFKKVSEILNYEFIDTGLMYRAFTLLCINNKINFESKKEIINQIKFFNYSIKNNQVLLNGIDVELRIQQNDIVKFINFVTPIKEVREFMVNEQRNMVKGGGFIEIGRDITSVVLPNADLKIYLDSSIEARAKRRYEQNKANGILDQNIKEIELAIEKRDIQDKQNVLQITPDAWYIDNSHLTIDQVVDMVVKKIKELEVL, from the coding sequence ATGAGCAAAAAAATAGTGATAGCAGTTGATGGAACTGCTGGTAGTGGCAAAACTATTACTTTTAAAAAAGTTTCAGAAATTTTAAATTACGAATTTATAGATACTGGTTTGATGTATCGAGCATTTACACTCCTTTGCATAAACAACAAAATAAACTTTGAATCAAAAAAAGAAATAATTAATCAAATCAAATTTTTTAACTACAGTATAAAAAATAATCAAGTACTTTTAAATGGCATTGATGTCGAGCTAAGAATTCAACAAAATGACATTGTTAAATTTATAAATTTTGTTACTCCAATTAAAGAAGTAAGAGAATTCATGGTCAATGAACAGCGCAATATGGTTAAAGGCGGAGGCTTCATTGAAATTGGAAGAGATATCACTAGTGTTGTTTTACCTAATGCTGATTTAAAAATATATTTAGATTCATCAATTGAAGCGAGAGCTAAAAGAAGATATGAACAAAATAAAGCTAATGGCATTTTAGATCAGAATATTAAAGAAATAGAACTTGCGATTGAAAAAAGAGATATTCAAGATAAACAAAATGTTTTGCAAATTACACCTGATGCATGATATATTGATAATTCTCATTTAACTATTGATCAAGTTGTTGATATGGTAGTTAAAAAAATAAAAGAATTGGAAGTACTTTAA
- a CDS encoding CinA family protein, producing MEKLVQYLIDKNLTISTCESFTGGLFANLITDIPNASKTFKGAFICYSNDFKKDIIKVNDRIIKKYGVVSKQCAIELAKNTQKITKTDVVISFTGNAGPGSLEDKEVGLAYICMCTFEEIIVLKIRQLNLSRVEFKKNAVKEVLMNIYSII from the coding sequence ATGGAAAAACTTGTACAATATTTAATTGATAAGAATTTAACCATCTCTACTTGTGAATCATTTACTGGTGGACTTTTTGCTAATTTAATTACTGATATACCAAACGCAAGCAAAACTTTTAAAGGTGCTTTTATTTGTTACTCAAACGATTTTAAAAAAGACATTATAAAAGTTAATGATCGAATTATTAAAAAATATGGAGTTGTTTCTAAACAATGTGCAATTGAATTAGCAAAAAACACTCAAAAAATTACAAAAACTGATGTTGTAATTAGTTTTACTGGAAATGCTGGTCCTGGCTCTTTAGAAGATAAAGAAGTAGGATTAGCTTATATATGCATGTGTACTTTTGAAGAAATAATTGTTCTAAAGATAAGGCAATTAAATTTATCAAGAGTTGAATTTAAAAAAAATGCGGTAAAAGAAGTTTTAATGAATATTTATAGCATTATTTAA